From a single Streptomyces sp. NBC_01264 genomic region:
- a CDS encoding GlxA family transcriptional regulator, giving the protein MSACAASPGGPAPHPRRHRIAVLALPGVPPFELGIPSRVFGSAVDHSGAALYEVVVCTADGGPVLSDAGFGIQPAAGPEALAEADTVIVPPTHAMPELALGGPLPPEVAAAIAGIRPGTRLVSICTGSYVLAAAGLLDGRPATTHWNLAPEFRRAYPKVKVDEDVLFVDDGDVLTSAGVAAGVDLCLHLIRCDHGASVTNRAARTCVVPPWRDGGQAQYIDRPVPEPTVATTTATRAWALERLAEPIALAELAEHARMSLRTFTRRFRDEVGMTPVQWLTAQRLDVARHLLETSDLAVDLVAHRSGFGSGNSLRQHMRASLGVSPIAYRHTFQLNSSTGTHH; this is encoded by the coding sequence ATGTCGGCGTGCGCGGCCTCGCCCGGCGGCCCCGCGCCGCATCCGCGTCGGCACCGGATCGCGGTGCTGGCCCTGCCCGGTGTCCCCCCGTTCGAGCTGGGCATTCCGTCCCGGGTCTTCGGCAGTGCCGTGGACCATTCCGGGGCCGCCCTGTACGAGGTCGTCGTCTGCACGGCCGACGGCGGCCCGGTGCTCAGTGACGCGGGGTTCGGCATCCAGCCCGCCGCCGGGCCCGAGGCGCTCGCCGAGGCCGACACCGTGATCGTCCCGCCCACCCACGCCATGCCCGAGCTGGCGCTCGGCGGCCCGCTGCCGCCCGAGGTGGCCGCCGCGATCGCCGGCATCCGCCCCGGCACCCGGCTGGTCTCCATCTGCACCGGCTCCTACGTGCTGGCCGCCGCGGGCCTCCTCGACGGGCGTCCCGCGACCACGCACTGGAACCTGGCCCCCGAGTTCCGCCGGGCCTACCCGAAGGTCAAGGTCGACGAGGACGTCCTGTTCGTCGACGACGGCGACGTCCTGACCTCCGCGGGGGTCGCGGCCGGGGTCGACCTGTGCCTGCACCTGATCCGTTGCGACCACGGGGCGTCCGTGACCAACCGGGCCGCCCGGACGTGCGTCGTACCGCCCTGGCGCGACGGCGGGCAGGCCCAGTACATCGACCGGCCCGTCCCCGAGCCCACCGTCGCCACCACCACGGCCACCAGGGCGTGGGCCCTGGAGCGGCTCGCCGAACCGATCGCCCTCGCCGAGCTCGCCGAGCACGCCCGCATGAGCCTGCGCACCTTCACCCGGCGCTTCCGTGACGAGGTCGGCATGACCCCGGTGCAATGGCTCACCGCCCAACGCCTGGACGTCGCGCGCCATTTGCTGGAGACCAGCGATCTCGCGGTCGACCTCGTCGCCCACCGCTCCGGCTTCGGATCCGGGAACTCCCTTCGCCAGCACATGCGCGCCTCCCTCGGCGTCTCCCCGATCGCCTACCGCCATACCTTCCAGCTCAACTCCTCAACTGGTACGCATCATTGA
- a CDS encoding S8 family peptidase gives MRNHHARAGAAASVAAAAALALAAGLTTPAAAAPAIGSLAAATGSSGSGTGAKSAAPSAPTARVTLVTGDRVVLAADGRPVSLERAAGRAHIPFSVHTENGHTSVVPYDAQALIRAGKLDPRLFDITELSRPEYLAARSSGRLQLIVGYEGPATAARSALRATGGPQVTRTFPTLDAEAVSAAPKDAAALWEALTDPRGDAGGRAAAPGVATVWLDAVRTATLDRSTRQIGADRAWAAGYDGAGVKIAVLDTGVDATHPDLAGQVVAEQNFSRSEDAADRFGHGTHVASIAAGTGARSAGAFKGVAPGAKLLNGKVLDDRGSGNDSGILAGMEWAVAQGADIVNLSLGGPDAPQLDPVEAAVNRLSAETGVLFAVAAGNSGRRGPGSIQSPGSASAALTVGAVDDADALAPFSSTGPRLGDGGVKPDVTAPGVDITAAAAPGSVIDRENGQDPAGYLTMSGTSMATPHVAGAAALLKQQHPDWKGAELKGALTGSARGGAYTPYQQGTGRIAVDGALGQSVVAQEPALTFDMQPWPHADDTPQSRKITYRNLGAAPVTLDLAVTGTGPGGAPAPGGFFTLGAGQLTVPAGGTAETTLTVDTRLGGTADGTYSAYTTATATGGGQRVRTAAVAEREAESYDLTLRHLGRDGKPAKDHATTVQGVRDGAAGRRFEAHDPSGTVTLRVPKGGYLLDAALVVDPLDLTRGADWIVQPRLDVTADTTVTLDARTTRPVEITVPSKSAQAQFVMPTYTLSEGGASYDFGFWLDSLTGFRTRQLGPDPAAGTLRQQWDVHWQDGASAEYHAVLGGPVRSLATGYTRRLKPRDLAALVVAQGASAPGKEGAVVAMGALPGSRSGSSMSARRPLPATATLYVSTLDGATWDLLFSQSSGHDDNGFPREEAAYAADPGRTFAGGRTYRERFNTAVFAPRTDAAHGVLREGNAIGGSVPLLADGANHAGGFYEATGSTVLRRDGVEVGRSEAPLESSDPFPVPPGEASYELTTTARLSRELSATSSETTATWRFRSKETAGPTPLPVSVVRFDARPALDGTLPAGRTVNFPVTVQGPAADARAALRAEVSYDEGRTWRPLHVHHGRVDVRTPAKGGTVSLRGTVTDRSGNRSQVTVLRAYLAG, from the coding sequence GTGCGCAACCACCACGCCAGGGCGGGGGCGGCGGCCTCGGTCGCGGCGGCCGCCGCCCTCGCGCTCGCGGCGGGGCTGACCACCCCGGCCGCCGCGGCGCCCGCGATCGGCTCGTTAGCCGCTGCGACCGGCTCGTCAGGCAGCGGGACCGGCGCGAAGTCCGCCGCCCCGTCGGCCCCGACCGCCCGCGTCACCCTCGTCACCGGCGACCGCGTCGTCCTCGCCGCCGACGGCAGACCCGTCTCCCTCGAACGCGCCGCGGGCCGCGCGCACATCCCGTTCTCCGTGCACACCGAGAACGGCCACACCAGCGTCGTCCCGTACGACGCCCAGGCGCTGATCCGTGCCGGGAAGCTCGACCCGCGCCTTTTCGACATCACCGAGCTGAGCCGCCCCGAGTACCTGGCGGCCCGCTCCTCCGGCCGGCTCCAGCTGATCGTCGGCTACGAGGGCCCCGCCACCGCCGCCCGGTCCGCCCTGCGGGCCACCGGCGGACCGCAGGTCACCCGGACCTTCCCCACCCTCGACGCCGAGGCCGTCAGCGCGGCCCCCAAGGACGCCGCGGCCCTCTGGGAGGCGCTCACCGACCCCCGCGGGGACGCGGGCGGCCGGGCCGCGGCCCCCGGCGTCGCCACGGTCTGGCTCGACGCCGTGCGCACCGCCACCCTCGACCGGAGCACCCGGCAGATCGGCGCCGACCGGGCCTGGGCCGCCGGGTACGACGGCGCCGGAGTCAAGATCGCCGTGCTCGACACCGGCGTCGACGCCACCCACCCCGACCTCGCGGGCCAGGTGGTCGCCGAACAGAACTTCTCCCGCTCCGAGGACGCCGCGGACCGCTTCGGCCACGGCACGCACGTCGCCTCCATCGCCGCCGGTACGGGCGCCCGCTCGGCCGGCGCCTTCAAGGGCGTCGCGCCCGGCGCGAAACTGCTGAACGGCAAGGTCCTGGACGACCGCGGCTCCGGCAACGACTCCGGGATCCTGGCGGGCATGGAATGGGCCGTCGCCCAGGGCGCCGACATCGTCAACCTCAGCCTCGGCGGCCCCGACGCACCGCAACTCGACCCCGTCGAGGCGGCCGTGAACCGGCTCAGCGCCGAGACGGGCGTGCTGTTCGCCGTGGCCGCCGGCAACAGCGGCCGCCGCGGCCCCGGCAGCATCCAGTCCCCGGGCAGCGCGAGCGCCGCGCTCACCGTCGGCGCCGTCGACGACGCGGACGCCCTCGCCCCCTTCTCCAGCACCGGCCCGCGCCTCGGCGACGGCGGAGTCAAGCCGGACGTCACGGCGCCCGGCGTCGACATCACCGCGGCCGCCGCCCCCGGCAGCGTCATCGACCGCGAGAACGGCCAGGACCCGGCCGGATACCTGACCATGTCCGGCACCTCCATGGCCACCCCGCACGTCGCGGGCGCCGCGGCCCTGCTCAAGCAGCAGCACCCCGACTGGAAGGGCGCCGAGCTCAAGGGCGCGCTGACCGGCTCCGCCAGGGGCGGCGCGTACACCCCGTACCAGCAGGGCACCGGCCGGATCGCCGTCGACGGCGCGCTGGGTCAGAGCGTGGTCGCCCAGGAGCCGGCGCTGACCTTCGACATGCAGCCCTGGCCGCACGCCGACGACACCCCGCAGAGCCGGAAGATCACCTACCGCAATCTCGGCGCCGCGCCCGTCACCCTCGACCTCGCCGTGACCGGCACCGGCCCCGGCGGGGCGCCCGCGCCCGGGGGCTTCTTCACCCTCGGCGCCGGGCAGCTCACCGTCCCGGCGGGCGGCACCGCCGAGACCACGCTGACCGTGGACACCCGGCTCGGCGGAACGGCGGACGGCACGTACAGCGCGTACACCACCGCCACCGCGACCGGCGGCGGTCAGCGGGTGCGTACGGCCGCCGTGGCCGAACGCGAGGCCGAGTCCTACGACCTGACGCTCCGCCACCTCGGACGCGACGGGAAACCGGCCAAGGACCACGCCACCACCGTCCAGGGCGTCCGGGACGGCGCGGCGGGCCGCCGCTTCGAGGCGCACGACCCCTCCGGCACCGTCACCCTGCGCGTCCCCAAGGGCGGCTACCTCCTCGACGCCGCCCTCGTCGTCGACCCGCTCGACCTCACCCGGGGCGCCGACTGGATCGTCCAGCCCCGGCTCGACGTCACCGCCGACACCACGGTCACCCTGGACGCGCGCACCACCCGGCCCGTGGAGATCACGGTCCCCTCGAAGTCGGCGCAGGCCCAGTTCGTGATGCCCACCTACACGCTGAGCGAGGGCGGGGCCTCGTACGACTTCGGCTTCTGGCTCGACTCCCTCACCGGCTTCCGCACCCGGCAGCTCGGCCCGGATCCCGCGGCCGGCACGCTGCGCCAGCAGTGGGACGTGCACTGGCAGGACGGCGCCTCAGCGGAGTACCACGCGGTGCTGGGCGGCCCCGTACGGAGCCTCGCCACCGGCTACACCCGCCGGCTGAAGCCCCGCGACCTGGCGGCCCTCGTGGTCGCCCAGGGCGCCTCCGCCCCGGGCAAGGAGGGCGCGGTCGTCGCGATGGGCGCCCTCCCGGGCAGCCGCTCCGGGAGCTCGATGTCCGCCCGGCGGCCACTGCCGGCCACTGCCACGCTCTACGTCTCCACCCTGGACGGGGCGACCTGGGACCTCCTCTTCAGCCAGAGCTCCGGCCACGACGACAACGGCTTCCCGCGCGAGGAGGCGGCCTACGCGGCGGATCCCGGGCGCACCTTCGCGGGCGGCCGCACCTACCGCGAGCGCTTCAACACGGCGGTCTTCGCACCCCGCACCGACGCCGCCCACGGGGTGCTGCGCGAAGGCAACGCGATCGGGGGCTCCGTACCGCTCCTGGCCGACGGAGCGAACCACGCGGGCGGCTTCTACGAAGCCACCGGCAGCACCGTGCTGCGCCGCGACGGCGTCGAGGTGGGCCGCAGCGAGGCCCCGCTGGAGTCGAGCGACCCCTTCCCGGTCCCGCCGGGCGAGGCCTCCTACGAGCTCACCACGACCGCCCGGCTGAGCCGGGAGCTCTCCGCCACATCCTCCGAGACCACGGCCACCTGGCGGTTCCGCTCGAAGGAGACGGCCGGACCGACCCCGCTCCCGGTCTCGGTGGTCCGCTTCGACGCCCGCCCGGCCCTGGACGGCACCCTGCCGGCGGGCCGCACGGTGAACTTCCCGGTCACCGTCCAGGGCCCGGCGGCCGACGCCCGGGCCGCCCTCCGGGCTGAGGTCTCGTACGACGAGGGCCGCACCTGGCGCCCGCTCCACGTCCACCACGGCAGGGTGGACGTCCGCACCCCCGCGAAGGGCGGCACGGTCTCCCTGCGCGGCACCGTCACGGACCGCTCGGGCAACCGGTCGCAGGTGACGGTCCTGCGCGCCTACCTGGCCGGCTGA
- a CDS encoding DUF1330 domain-containing protein, translated as MTAYAIGHIRPETMNEDILRYIGEIQATMDPYEGRFLVHGRQVEVMEGTWPGTIVLIGFPDIERARGWYASEAYQALIPLRADHIAGDIILVDGVPADYDASKTAAALREAAGL; from the coding sequence ATGACCGCCTACGCCATCGGCCACATACGCCCCGAGACCATGAACGAGGACATCCTCCGCTACATCGGGGAGATCCAGGCCACCATGGACCCCTACGAGGGCCGCTTCCTCGTCCACGGCCGCCAAGTGGAGGTCATGGAGGGCACCTGGCCCGGCACGATCGTGCTGATCGGCTTCCCCGACATCGAGCGCGCGCGGGGTTGGTACGCGTCGGAGGCCTACCAGGCGCTGATCCCGCTGCGCGCCGATCACATCGCGGGCGACATCATCCTGGTCGACGGCGTCCCCGCGGACTACGACGCCTCGAAGACCGCGGCCGCCCTCCGCGAAGCCGCGGGCCTCTGA
- a CDS encoding SDR family oxidoreductase produces MATHLITGAGSGIGKAVADRLHARGDDLVLLARDAARARQLTDRYPGSSALVGDLADPDRLSWAFSKQAVPERIDSLLHIAGIVDLGPVGELRPKTWHQQLNVNLIAPAEVTRLLLPTLRASHATVVFVNSGAGLAAHADWSAYAASKHGLRALADSLRAEEKENGIRVTSVYPGRTATPMQMKVRSQEGESYDAADWIDAESVATTIVMAVDLPRDAVVSDLTVRPGR; encoded by the coding sequence ATGGCCACTCACCTCATCACCGGCGCCGGCTCCGGCATCGGCAAAGCCGTCGCGGACCGCCTGCACGCCCGCGGCGACGACCTCGTCCTCCTCGCCCGCGACGCCGCCCGCGCCCGGCAGCTCACCGACCGCTACCCCGGCTCGAGCGCGCTCGTCGGGGACCTCGCCGACCCCGACCGGCTGTCGTGGGCCTTCTCCAAGCAGGCCGTCCCGGAGCGGATCGACTCCCTCCTGCACATCGCCGGCATCGTGGATCTCGGCCCGGTGGGGGAGCTGCGCCCCAAGACCTGGCACCAGCAGCTCAACGTCAACCTGATCGCCCCCGCCGAGGTCACCCGGCTCCTGCTCCCCACCCTGCGGGCCTCGCACGCCACCGTCGTCTTCGTGAACTCCGGCGCAGGGCTCGCCGCCCACGCCGACTGGAGCGCGTACGCCGCCTCCAAGCACGGGCTCAGGGCGCTGGCGGACTCGCTCCGGGCGGAGGAGAAGGAGAACGGCATCCGCGTCACCTCCGTCTACCCCGGCCGCACCGCCACCCCCATGCAGATGAAGGTCCGCTCGCAGGAGGGCGAGTCCTACGACGCCGCCGACTGGATCGACGCCGAGTCCGTCGCGACCACCATCGTGATGGCCGTCGACCTGCCCCGCGACGCCGTGGTCAGTGACCTCACCGTCAGGCCCGGACGATGA
- a CDS encoding methionine synthase, with protein MSASRTGGATGVGSLPGGDAREAAKTVTGSFEEFPYLAELPARGPGSDMIGRSLGLLVDMYAHVEPSGWRISDRPGRDSKRARSWLGEDLDALEEFTQGYEGRLKVQAVGPWTLAASLEMHGGESMLQDPGACRDLAGSLAEGVREHLADVRKRIPGAEIVLQYDEPSLTAVLLGRVRSASGYRTYRAVDRQVVEGTLRELFAVHDGEVVVHSCAPEVPFGLLRRAGVSGVSFDFSLLTEREDDAIGEAVEAGTKLFAGVVPGTDGPLSDPGGSVMGVRKLWRRLGLTPGTLAESVVVTPACGLAGASPAYARAVQAHCVRAARSLADNPE; from the coding sequence ATGAGCGCGAGCCGCACCGGCGGAGCCACCGGGGTCGGCTCGCTCCCCGGCGGCGACGCCCGCGAGGCCGCCAAGACCGTCACCGGCTCCTTCGAAGAGTTCCCGTACCTCGCCGAGCTGCCCGCCCGGGGCCCCGGCTCGGACATGATCGGCCGCTCCCTCGGGCTGCTCGTGGACATGTACGCGCACGTCGAGCCCAGCGGCTGGCGGATCAGCGACCGCCCCGGCCGCGACAGCAAGCGGGCCCGCTCCTGGCTGGGCGAAGACCTGGACGCCCTGGAGGAGTTCACCCAGGGGTACGAGGGCCGGCTCAAGGTCCAGGCCGTCGGCCCGTGGACGCTGGCCGCCTCCCTGGAGATGCACGGCGGCGAGTCCATGCTCCAGGACCCTGGGGCCTGCCGGGACCTGGCCGGGTCCCTCGCGGAGGGCGTCCGCGAGCACCTGGCCGACGTACGCAAGCGGATCCCCGGCGCCGAGATCGTCCTCCAGTACGACGAGCCCTCGCTGACCGCCGTCCTGCTCGGGCGGGTGCGCTCCGCCAGCGGCTACCGCACGTACCGCGCCGTCGACCGGCAGGTCGTCGAGGGGACCCTGCGCGAGCTGTTCGCCGTCCACGACGGAGAGGTCGTCGTCCACTCCTGCGCCCCCGAGGTGCCCTTCGGTCTGCTGCGGCGCGCCGGGGTCTCGGGCGTGTCGTTCGATTTCTCCTTGCTCACCGAGCGCGAGGATGACGCCATCGGGGAAGCCGTCGAAGCCGGTACGAAACTCTTCGCCGGAGTGGTGCCCGGGACCGACGGCCCGTTGTCGGACCCGGGCGGTAGCGTCATGGGTGTCAGGAAGCTCTGGCGCAGGCTGGGGCTGACCCCGGGGACTCTGGCGGAGTCCGTCGTGGTCACCCCGGCGTGCGGTCTGGCGGGCGCTTCGCCCGCCTACGCACGGGCGGTTCAGGCCCACTGCGTCAGGGCGGCGAGGTCGCTCGCCGACAACCCTGAGTGA